DNA from Chitinophaga pendula:
ACAAAGCGCTGCTAAAGTCGGAGCAGGTGCGAATAGTACTTATGCGGTTGCACAGATAATGAAGGTGCTGGCTATGCATCGTCTTTCAGACATATATGGGCCGTTGCCTTATCTCAACTTTGTCCCTGCGACATCGGTTCCTTACAATTCGCAGGAAGTGATCTATGCCTCTTTTTTTGCGGAGCTTGACAGTGCTATAGCGACTTTGAATAAAACTATTCAGATTACGCAGCAACAGTCATCTCCATCGCTGGCACCGTACGATCTGATCTATCGGGGCAATCTTTCCCGCTGGGTGAAATTTGGCAATTCGCTCAAGTTGAGGCTGGCCATGCGTATTGTGAGAGCTGATGCCGGTAAAGCGAGATTGTATGCGGAGCAGGCTGTGAGTGGAGGCGTACTGGATAGTAATGATGACAATGCGCGTTTGCTGACGGATGGTAACAGCACTATCAATCCTCTATACATGATATGTTATTCTTATAACGACACGCGTATGGGAGCGACGATGGAGTCTTATTTGAAAGGGTATAAGGATCCACGGATAGGTCTTCTTTTCAATCAAGGTACGGGTAGTTTATCTGGTGATTATCATGGCATCAGAAATGGTAGTCGTTTTAACGGGCAGGCATACAGTCCTTTTTCCACGCTCAATGTTACGGCAGCAACGCCTATACAATGGATGGGAGCGGGAGAGGTGTATTTCCTGCGGGCAGAAGGTGCATTGCGGGGATGGAATATGGGCGGTATGGCCGGGAGTCTATATGAGCAAGGGGTAAGACTGGCCTTTGGTCAACCGTTGGGAGGAACTCAGCGTGCAGCGGGAGATGCCAGCGCTTATCTAAGTGACGGCGTCAGCACGCCAGCTCCCTATGTGGACCCTTTGAACAGCGGGAATAATGCAGCTGCTCCTTCTACTATTACGATCAGGTGGAATAGTGCAGCTAGTTTTGAGGAAAACCTGGAGAGGATCATCACACAGAAATGGATCTCGCTGTATCCGGACGGGCTGGAAGCCTGGAGTGAATTCAGAAGGACGGGCTACCCGAAGGTCATTCCTATTCCGGCTGCCAATAACCTGAGTAATGGTCAGATTAGCACATCCTTGCAGGTAAGGCGAAGTCCTTTTCCTCAAAGTGAATACCGGAATAATTCTACTAACGTGTCAGCCGGTGTATCGTTGCTGGGTGGCCCTGATAATGGAGGTACGCCTCTTTGGTGGGATAGAAGGCGCTAATGCTCCTTGTTGACATTGATTACTAAAAAAACATTACATGAAAGCAATCATACCTCTTTTCGTATTTATCCTATTTGCGGTGTTAATACCCGGCTCGGCTTGTAAGAAACAAAATGAACCCGGCCCGATCCCTTTGCAGCATCCCGTTGTTCCTACAGCGGAATACTTATCTAACTTAAGGGCATATAAGAAGAGCAGTCATCAGTTATCGTACGGATGGTTTGGAGGGAGTGGTGGCGACGGGAAAACGGCTATGATGATGAACCGGTGGGAAAGCCTGCCGGACAGCATAGATATTATTAGTTGTTGGGGAGGTCCGCCTCAGCTGGGAACGCCACATATGGAAGCTATGCGGAACATGCAGAAAAACAAAGGTACGAGAGTAGTGACTTGTTCTATTGTAGGCGATCATTTTCTTACCAATGTGGACAAAGATTTTATAGAGAAATATACGAAGGGGGACGAAGCCCTTTTGATGCGCGGAATGGAACTAGCTGCGAAAGCGGTGGCAGATTCTGTTGAGAAGTATAGTTTGGATGGTTTTGATTTTGATTTTGAACCATCCGGATATCTGACGGATCCCGCAAAATTTCATTTGTTTCTGCTGGCCGTATCAAAATATCTGGGGCCGAAATCGGGTACTGACAAGCTATTAATTGTAGACTCCTTTGTTGAGACACTTGATTCCAGGTCTATCCCGCTGCTTAGTTATTACGTGTTACAGAACTATTCTCCACAAGGCGGAACGGCTACCGGCGCGCTGAATCGTTTGAAGCGACAGGTACCTGGCATGCCCATAGAGCAATGTATTATAGGTGAAAACTTTGAGTCTTTATGGAGAGATGGAGGCTTACTGGCAGCCTTTGCAAGGTGGCAACCTCCGACCGGGCGAAAAGGAGGTATAGCGGCTTATCATCTTGAATATGAATATTCCAATCCGTCGATGCCTTATATGTACATGAGACAGGCCATCCAGATCATGAATCCGGCCGCGAAATAATTCCACTTACCTAATCCGACATAGTATGAAACAGATTATTCCTATTGTAATTATGCTGTTGCTGGCTACCGGGATATTTTCCTGCAAGAAGGAAACGTATAGCGATGCGTTATTCATTACCGGTACAGAAACTAACTCATCCACGGCATTAACTGTAGACCAATCGGCATCGAGCACAGCGATCAGCATTACGTCATCCGGGTTGGCAAGTAATGACATTACGGTACAACTTGCTATAGATACTACATTGATTGCGGCATACAATCAGGCCAACCGAAAGAATTACAAAGCACCGCCCTCAGATCTATACAGTCTTTCGAAAGGTACCGTAATTATCAAAAGCGGTACGCATATATCCGATGCTGTAGCCTTTACGATGCGCTCAAACCAGGGTTTGCAGGAGGGTGTATCTTATATGGTCCCGGTTACGATCTCGCATGTTTCCGGAGGAGAAAAAGTGCTGGCATCATCGAAAACTATCTTTATTATAATTAATAAAGTGATCCGTTCTACGGTAGCGAGTATTACGGAGAATTACTTCAAATGTGATTTTTCCAAGAACAATGATCAGCTTAAAAATATGCGGGCTATTAGCTACGAGGCGAGAGTACTGGTCAACAATTTTGATGACCACAGTCCTTTCATCAGTTCTCTTATGGGTATTGAGGAAACTTATTTATTACGCTTTGGTGATGTGACTATAAGTAAGGACCAACTTCAGCAAGCAGGAGGAAAACCACTTACGGTACCTACCTCTTTTGCTACGGGCCGATGGTATCATATTGCGTCGACATACGATGGTTCAGTGCAGCGGATTTATGTCGATGGTGTACTTGCTGTACAGGAGAGCGTCAGCAGGACGATAGACCTAACGAACACATGGGCAGGGGGATTTCATTTAGGCTATTCTGCGGATGGAAGGTTACTCGATGGGCTTATCAGCGAATGTCGTGTGTGGTCCAAAGCGCTGACACAAGCGGAGATACAAGACGGTATGTGTGGTGTGAATCCTGCTAGTCCCGGATTAGTCGCTTACTGGAAGTTGAATGAAGGTACCGGGAACACCGCCTTTGATCTCAGCGGCAATAAGCATGATGCTGTTGCTCAGCGGAATGTTACTTGGGTGACTAACGTAAGATGCAACTAGCATTGCGGGGCATTAGCTTTTAAAAAACTCAAATGAAAAAACATGAAGTTCAATTTATCCATACATCATCTTTATCTAACCTATCTTTTTATCCCTATACTTATCGCCAGCTGTCGTAAAAATGACCATTTAAACACCAAGGATCTGCTGGCATACGTTCCTGCGGGCAACAGCGCCTATAACATTCTTGCTGTTGACAGCATAAAGGTTCTGCGCAGTACGATTCTGGCAGCAAAAGACGCTGGTTTCCCTGTATTATTGTCCCGTGCATTTGAAAGGAATGTGGAGGTGACGGCCCGTATAGATGCATCGCTGGTTGCGCAATACGATAGTATTTATAAACCGGCGGTGCCATCTCCGGTGTTATCGCCGGGGACCTTCAGGATTGTGAACAATGGAAAGGTGACCATCAAAACTGGGCAAACGCAATCGGGGGATTCTGTTCTTGTGCAATTAGCTGATCCAACTAAATTGAAGGCTGGTACAAATAATTACGTGGTACCGGTAGTGCTGACTACTGCCAGCGATGGCATTCTTGTAAGCGGCACACGTCAGATAATGTTTGTGAAGATACCTGTGAGTAGTGTTGCGACCAGTATAACAAGTCTGGCGGGCAAAAATGTTGTGAGTATCCTGTTGCAAAGCGTCAATGGTGTTACTAGCGGAGCCAGCATGGTGTATCTTCAAGGCAGGCTTAACCTGGCTATTAACCGGGCATTAACGGCCAATGTACAGGCGAATGGAGCCTTAGTGTCTTCCTATAATGAAGTGAATGGTACGAGGTACCAGGTTTTTCCCTCAGGATCATACCAGCTTGCAAAGGCCTCGTTCAATATTCCGGCTGGCCAAGCCATATCATCTGACAGTATCCAACTTGAACTTACTGATTTGTCGAAGTTCACTCCTGGAGCGAATTATTTGCTTCCATTGGAGCTAGCGGCTGACAATCAGCCAGATACTCCACCGGCAGATAGTGCAGGCAGGGTCGTGTATGTAACATTAGGTGTATTCGTTAACAATATAGACCCCACAAATGCCCGCCCAACCGGAATTACAGCAAACCGTTCCAGTTGGCAAGTTAGTGCTGGCGCCAGTTTGGGTGGTTATGATGTTACCCGGATACTTGATGATAATAATGCCACTTCGTGGCATTCAGACATTAATCTGCCGGCCTGGGTGGTATTAAATATGGGGCATGTAAGTACCATTAAAGGGTTTTCGATCGTTCCCAGTTATCAATACTTGCCTGGTGATTTTATCAATATGGAAATATTTTCCAGCAATGATGGCAAGGAATGGAAGCTGGAGGGCCGCTATTCTGGTACCCGCACATCAAACCGTTCTTCTGCATCTTCACCAGACGTCAAGTATGTTCGATTTTTGTCGCCGGTGACGGCCTCCTATTTCAAGTTTAACATTATTAAGACCAGCGCCGGTGGTTATGCCGGCATGGCAGAGCTACACGCTATTGAATAAAGGGTTGGATTTGCGGTGCGCCCGCTGTCAGCTATAGATATGCCGATGAGGTATGTGAAGATAGGATGATCTGGCAGCGGGCGCTATATTTTCCGATTGTATTAATTCCGGGAGGTTGGTGTTTTATTTCTTCTTTTTTTTCTTTTTGGCTTCTTTGAGGGAAGCTTCGTGCTGGTCGATGAGGAGTTGCCAGTTATCGTTGGGAATATCTTCTGAGAAGGCGATGGTTTCGCGGTAGTCATTTTTATCGATCTTCATTTCGGTGATGGGTTTGCCGATATAAGTTTCGATGGCTTTGAGGATGGGTTCTTCTTCTTTGCTGCAGAAGGAGACGGCCTGTCCTTTCTGCACGCCGCGGCCGGTGCGGCCTACGCGGTGTACGTAATTTTCTTCCACGTCGGGCAGGTCATAGTTGACTACATAGTCGACGTTGGGGATGTCGATCCCGCGGGCGCTGACATCTGTTGCGATGAGTATTTTGACGGCACCTGTTTTGAACTGTTCCATGACCTGGAGGCGGTCGTTCTGTTCTTTACCGCCGTGCATGGTGATGGTGGGAACCCCTACCCTTTGCATGGCGGCGTGCACTCTTTCTGCGCGGACTTTGGTGCGGACGAACACCAATATTTTATTTTCCGGGAATTCGCGGACGAGGCGTTCGAGGAAGAAACGTTTGTCATCCATTTCGACGAAGGCTACGGCGTGGCTGACATTTTTGGATACGGGATCCTGGGGGGATATCTGGATACGTATTGGATTTCTCACTACGGAGTAGGCCAGGTCTTTGATATCTGTATCGATGGTCGCGGAGAAGAACAAGGTCTGGTGTTGTCTGGGCAGGTGTCTGAGTACGTCGCGGATATCTTTGATAAATCCCAGGTCGAGCATGTGGTCGGCTTCATCGAGGATGAGGATACCGGTCTGGCTGAGGTCTATATGTTGTTGGCTGACGAGGTCGAACATTCTGCCTGGGGTGGCGATGAGGACATCGACGCCTTTGCGCAGTTGTTGTATCTGGGGTTCCTGTTCGACGCCGCCATGGAGGCCTAGTATGCTAAGGCGGGTATATTTGGCGAGGGTGGAGAACACTTCGGCTATCTGGATAGCCAGTTCGCGGGTGGGTACCATGACGAGGCATCTCACCTCTCCTTTTGTTTTTTTGGGATGCAGGCGCTGCAGTATGTGGAGTACGGGGATGGCGAAAGCGGCTGTTTTGCCGGTCCCTGTTTGTGCGATGGCCATTACGTCATCGCCTTTGAGGATAGACGGGATGGCTTTGAATTGTATATCTGTAGGCCGTTTGAATCCCAGATCTTCCAGGCTTCTTTTAATTTCCGGAGATATATGGTATTGCTCGAATTTCATGCGTGCGCTTTGAACATCAAACCGCAAAGGTAGACAAAAGGGCGGACAGTGCGGCTTTTTGTCGTCAAGCATTTACGCGGCCCATACTTCTTCTGGCGAAAAGGAGACCTATTGCTACGAGTATACTACAGAGTACGAAGGGAGCTCCGGGGAAGTGTACGGGCGCTCCTTTTTGTGTGAAGTAGGCGAACAGGTTGGTCATGATGAGCGGGGATATGATGCCGGTGGCGCTCATCAGGCTGGTGAGGGCACCCTGGAGTTCGCCCTGTTCGTTGGGAGGGACTTGTCCGGTGATGAAGCTGGAGAGTGCGGGGCCGGCGATGTTACCGAAGGCGTATGGTACGAGGATGGCGAACATCATCCAGCCTTCTGCTGCCATTCCGAGGAGGAAGAGGCCGATAGAAATGATGGTTAGTCCCAGGTATACGCTTTTTTCCTGTCCTAGTTTGGGCAGGGCGATCCGGATCACTACCAGCTGTACGAATGCGGTCATGAGGCCGCTGAAGCCGAGGGAGTAGCCTACCCATGTTTCGTTCCAATTGAATTTGGCCATGCAGTAGTAGGTCCAGGTGCTTTGTATGCCGGTGCTGGCCATATAGAAGGTGATGAGGGTGATCAGGAGGCCATAAACGGCCGGGTATTTCTTCAGCTGCATGAGGGCGCCAACGGGGTTAGCGCGTTTCCAGTCGAAGGCTCTTCTATTGGTGAGGGGCAGTGATTCGGGTAGGATAAAAAATCCGTACAGCACGTTGAGCAAGGTGAGGCTGGCGGCGGTGAGGAAGGGGACTTTATCTCCGAACTGTACCAATACGCCGCCGATGACGGGGCCGAAGATGAAGCCGAGGCCGAAGGCGGCACCGATGAGTCCGAAGTTCTGCGCTCTTTTTTCGGGGGTGCTTATATCGGCGATATAGGCGGAAGCGGTGGTAAAGCTGGCGCCGGTGATACCTGCCAGCAGGCGGCTCACGAAGAGCCAGCCGATGGTAGGTGCGAAGGCCATGAAGATATAGTCCAGTCCGAAGCCCAGCAGGGAGCAAAGTAATACGGGCCGGCGGCCATAGCGGTCGCTGAGGTTGCCCAGGACGGGCGCAAAGATGAACTGTGCTATTGCATATACGAAGATGAGCAGGCCTGACCAGCGGGAGGCAGCGCTCAGATCGCCATGAATGAGCCGTTCGATCAATTTGGGGAATACCGGGATAATGATGCCGAGGCCCATTACATCGAGGAAGAGGGTAATAAATATAAAGCCCAGCGCGCCGCGGGCCTTAGCAGACGTTTCCATACTGTCAAAATTACTTCAGTGTTATGCGGTGGGAAGTGGTTCCTTATCACTAAAAGGCGCCGGTGTTGGTGCCGGCGCCTTTATCTTTTTTCCGCTTGCAAGGGCAAGTTACAGTAGGTATATTAAAGGAGAGGGAGGAATCGGCCGAATGCGGTTAAATATTTGATGAAACCGGGTTGTCCGTTTTGAGGGGGATGAAAAGGGGAATTTGTGCTTTATGTTTTCGCTTCCTGGTACTGGCGGCTGTTGTTCCCTGCGTCATCGGACAGTTCCAGTATGATCACGTACGGGAGGCCGGGACGGGGGTTGCCGGTACTTATATTATACTGGTTTTTTTGTGTTTCTGTGATGCGTAGCTGCCGGGAGGGATGTGAGAGCAGGTAGGCTTTTTTGATGTTTGTCTTTGGTGGTGTTTGTATTTTCAGCAATCCGGAAAGTGGTTGGTTACACACTACGAGATACAGTTTGTTGTTATCGTGTGCGATGTAGTATCCCCAATCTTGTTTTTTCCAGCTGTTGGCGTGGTAGCCACCGTATATGGCTTCTCCATTTATTTTCATCCAGTTGCCGATGGTAGTGGCGATGCGTTGTTCTTCGGGACGGATGGCGCCATCTCCCTGCGGGCCGAAGTTGAGCAGGAAGTTGCCACTCATGGAGGTAGCGCTGGCTAACATTT
Protein-coding regions in this window:
- a CDS encoding RagB/SusD family nutrient uptake outer membrane protein; translated protein: MKRFILYIFCGISLLHNTSCTKNYELYNTDRNGATDGDLNYDNLRLGSLISQMQVKMIPSQNLAENADVNAYQLMHSLMGDIYSGHQGASNAFGNNGVNNTTYSMTPEWYGSAFAYTFQNEMAPWYNIKQSAAKVGAGANSTYAVAQIMKVLAMHRLSDIYGPLPYLNFVPATSVPYNSQEVIYASFFAELDSAIATLNKTIQITQQQSSPSLAPYDLIYRGNLSRWVKFGNSLKLRLAMRIVRADAGKARLYAEQAVSGGVLDSNDDNARLLTDGNSTINPLYMICYSYNDTRMGATMESYLKGYKDPRIGLLFNQGTGSLSGDYHGIRNGSRFNGQAYSPFSTLNVTAATPIQWMGAGEVYFLRAEGALRGWNMGGMAGSLYEQGVRLAFGQPLGGTQRAAGDASAYLSDGVSTPAPYVDPLNSGNNAAAPSTITIRWNSAASFEENLERIITQKWISLYPDGLEAWSEFRRTGYPKVIPIPAANNLSNGQISTSLQVRRSPFPQSEYRNNSTNVSAGVSLLGGPDNGGTPLWWDRRR
- a CDS encoding glycoside hydrolase family 18, with translation MKAIIPLFVFILFAVLIPGSACKKQNEPGPIPLQHPVVPTAEYLSNLRAYKKSSHQLSYGWFGGSGGDGKTAMMMNRWESLPDSIDIISCWGGPPQLGTPHMEAMRNMQKNKGTRVVTCSIVGDHFLTNVDKDFIEKYTKGDEALLMRGMELAAKAVADSVEKYSLDGFDFDFEPSGYLTDPAKFHLFLLAVSKYLGPKSGTDKLLIVDSFVETLDSRSIPLLSYYVLQNYSPQGGTATGALNRLKRQVPGMPIEQCIIGENFESLWRDGGLLAAFARWQPPTGRKGGIAAYHLEYEYSNPSMPYMYMRQAIQIMNPAAK
- a CDS encoding DUF1735 and LamG domain-containing protein yields the protein MKQIIPIVIMLLLATGIFSCKKETYSDALFITGTETNSSTALTVDQSASSTAISITSSGLASNDITVQLAIDTTLIAAYNQANRKNYKAPPSDLYSLSKGTVIIKSGTHISDAVAFTMRSNQGLQEGVSYMVPVTISHVSGGEKVLASSKTIFIIINKVIRSTVASITENYFKCDFSKNNDQLKNMRAISYEARVLVNNFDDHSPFISSLMGIEETYLLRFGDVTISKDQLQQAGGKPLTVPTSFATGRWYHIASTYDGSVQRIYVDGVLAVQESVSRTIDLTNTWAGGFHLGYSADGRLLDGLISECRVWSKALTQAEIQDGMCGVNPASPGLVAYWKLNEGTGNTAFDLSGNKHDAVAQRNVTWVTNVRCN
- a CDS encoding BT_3987 domain-containing protein; its protein translation is MKFNLSIHHLYLTYLFIPILIASCRKNDHLNTKDLLAYVPAGNSAYNILAVDSIKVLRSTILAAKDAGFPVLLSRAFERNVEVTARIDASLVAQYDSIYKPAVPSPVLSPGTFRIVNNGKVTIKTGQTQSGDSVLVQLADPTKLKAGTNNYVVPVVLTTASDGILVSGTRQIMFVKIPVSSVATSITSLAGKNVVSILLQSVNGVTSGASMVYLQGRLNLAINRALTANVQANGALVSSYNEVNGTRYQVFPSGSYQLAKASFNIPAGQAISSDSIQLELTDLSKFTPGANYLLPLELAADNQPDTPPADSAGRVVYVTLGVFVNNIDPTNARPTGITANRSSWQVSAGASLGGYDVTRILDDNNATSWHSDINLPAWVVLNMGHVSTIKGFSIVPSYQYLPGDFINMEIFSSNDGKEWKLEGRYSGTRTSNRSSASSPDVKYVRFLSPVTASYFKFNIIKTSAGGYAGMAELHAIE
- a CDS encoding DEAD/DEAH box helicase; protein product: MKFEQYHISPEIKRSLEDLGFKRPTDIQFKAIPSILKGDDVMAIAQTGTGKTAAFAIPVLHILQRLHPKKTKGEVRCLVMVPTRELAIQIAEVFSTLAKYTRLSILGLHGGVEQEPQIQQLRKGVDVLIATPGRMFDLVSQQHIDLSQTGILILDEADHMLDLGFIKDIRDVLRHLPRQHQTLFFSATIDTDIKDLAYSVVRNPIRIQISPQDPVSKNVSHAVAFVEMDDKRFFLERLVREFPENKILVFVRTKVRAERVHAAMQRVGVPTITMHGGKEQNDRLQVMEQFKTGAVKILIATDVSARGIDIPNVDYVVNYDLPDVEENYVHRVGRTGRGVQKGQAVSFCSKEEEPILKAIETYIGKPITEMKIDKNDYRETIAFSEDIPNDNWQLLIDQHEASLKEAKKKKKKK
- a CDS encoding TCR/Tet family MFS transporter, with product METSAKARGALGFIFITLFLDVMGLGIIIPVFPKLIERLIHGDLSAASRWSGLLIFVYAIAQFIFAPVLGNLSDRYGRRPVLLCSLLGFGLDYIFMAFAPTIGWLFVSRLLAGITGASFTTASAYIADISTPEKRAQNFGLIGAAFGLGFIFGPVIGGVLVQFGDKVPFLTAASLTLLNVLYGFFILPESLPLTNRRAFDWKRANPVGALMQLKKYPAVYGLLITLITFYMASTGIQSTWTYYCMAKFNWNETWVGYSLGFSGLMTAFVQLVVIRIALPKLGQEKSVYLGLTIISIGLFLLGMAAEGWMMFAILVPYAFGNIAGPALSSFITGQVPPNEQGELQGALTSLMSATGIISPLIMTNLFAYFTQKGAPVHFPGAPFVLCSILVAIGLLFARRSMGRVNA